Proteins encoded by one window of Sphingosinicella sp. BN140058:
- the sctS gene encoding type III secretion system export apparatus subunit SctS, with protein sequence MTDDVITLTTQALWLVLLLSAPPIIAASVVGLLVAVLQAATQLQEQTLQYTLKFFAIVVSIFVTASLMAGTLYSYADGIFMSLAGVGR encoded by the coding sequence TTGACCGACGACGTCATCACCCTCACCACTCAGGCGCTGTGGCTGGTGCTGCTGCTGTCGGCGCCGCCGATCATCGCGGCGTCGGTGGTCGGGCTGCTCGTCGCGGTCCTGCAGGCGGCGACCCAGCTGCAGGAGCAGACGCTGCAATATACGCTGAAATTCTTCGCGATCGTGGTCAGCATCTTCGTGACCGCCAGCCTGATGGCGGGAACGCTCTACTCCTATGCCGACGGCATCTTCATGAGCCTTGCCGGGGTCGGCCGATGA
- a CDS encoding helix-turn-helix transcriptional regulator translates to MIGGNAPRPAPRAEPGRESPAGTDDLAQLVERLREAEARRDAHGREILIGEFTVAGWRVPLLHLAGLQTLTRNEAAVLRFLGWGRANGDIGTLLNMTENTVRTHMNNAIRKLDLDGVRELNSLAGLLFLPLE, encoded by the coding sequence ATGATCGGCGGCAACGCCCCCCGCCCGGCGCCCCGCGCCGAGCCTGGCCGCGAGAGCCCTGCCGGGACCGACGACCTCGCCCAGCTCGTCGAGCGGCTGCGCGAGGCCGAAGCCCGGCGCGACGCTCATGGCCGCGAGATCCTGATCGGCGAGTTCACCGTCGCCGGCTGGCGGGTGCCCCTCCTTCACCTCGCCGGTCTGCAGACGCTGACTCGCAACGAGGCGGCGGTGCTGCGCTTCCTCGGCTGGGGCCGTGCCAATGGCGATATCGGCACCCTGCTCAACATGACCGAGAATACGGTCAGGACCCACATGAACAACGCGATCCGCAAGCTCGATCTCGACGGCGTGCGCGAATTGAACAGCCTGGCGGGACTGCTTTTCCTGCCGCTCGAATGA
- a CDS encoding SRPBCC family protein — protein MNHQGRERSTHEGTRVNRRSDRELVVTRIFDAPARIVFEAWTQADLFKQWWAPKSAGVPLLSCEMDVRTGGRYRLEFGHDAGSSMAFYGKYLEVVPPTRLVWTNDEGEEGPVTTLTFEERSGKTLLTLHELYPTKEALDEALLGMEEGMPEQFGQLDELLATLRASAGRG, from the coding sequence ATGAACCACCAGGGACGTGAGCGCAGCACGCACGAAGGCACGCGCGTCAACCGCAGATCCGACCGCGAACTGGTCGTCACGCGCATCTTCGACGCGCCGGCACGCATCGTGTTCGAAGCCTGGACCCAGGCCGACCTGTTCAAGCAATGGTGGGCCCCGAAATCGGCTGGCGTGCCCTTGCTGTCGTGCGAGATGGATGTCCGGACCGGCGGCCGGTACCGCCTGGAATTCGGCCACGATGCCGGGAGTTCGATGGCCTTCTATGGCAAATATCTCGAGGTGGTGCCGCCGACGCGGCTGGTCTGGACCAACGACGAGGGCGAGGAGGGGCCGGTGACCACGCTCACCTTCGAAGAGCGGAGCGGAAAGACGTTGCTGACCCTCCACGAACTCTACCCGACCAAGGAGGCGCTGGACGAGGCCCTGCTCGGCATGGAGGAGGGAATGCCCGAGCAGTTCGGGCAGCTCGACGAGCTTTTGGCCACGCTGCGGGCGAGCGCCGGACGCGGGTGA
- a CDS encoding M4 family metallopeptidase encodes MSGLRGINANGFGQSYASRGMRALSSRLQRLERTSLKRERTAPQSARAADPDAQKYNLLLAERRQLRSSSSDAASRRHLETLLQDLDSRPMLAVTAPDRPERMPTMTTRLVGVAPDIDANTVTYQQSSGEVPIFGARVVVDVDRESKALVAVNGQLAPPPVRPAIARLSPIEAWRRLADWCAAPANLTDPAVAPTLTWYVDDAGTEYLTYRFRNTQLTPPKGDEVERDADPVACVRHARPGLCSYDYLVDAEDGSIRYYFASAPHFVPSPMCGIDCANELRKFYGLKVGESYILNDPQRDIVTYDYKFGNISEEPIPALPETAMPFPNHDIGDASPAAVSAHWHATLVFDFFNDVLKRNGIDDRGMKLVSVVNVYSGDDTSPTRPQWGNAAWWRNAMWYGQEKDATGTLMSFARHLDIIAHELTHGVTSSSSNLVYRDLPGALNESFSDIFGVFIANWYPEPKPVQDWNWEIGAGLGRNGGALRNFANPAAVGQPDHMRHYEPLPEYQDYGGVHRYSGIHNRAVHGIVTALDGDGQPIIPIRDAALLFYLTLVRLTPTSNFSAARRTLETVAGVYYADDPRREERLKAISEGYDAVGIV; translated from the coding sequence ATGTCAGGCTTGCGCGGAATTAACGCCAACGGGTTCGGTCAATCCTACGCCAGCCGCGGCATGCGGGCACTCTCGTCCCGCCTGCAGCGACTCGAGCGCACCTCGCTGAAGCGTGAGAGGACCGCTCCCCAGAGCGCCAGGGCTGCGGACCCCGACGCGCAGAAGTACAATCTCCTCCTGGCCGAGCGAAGGCAGCTCAGAAGTTCGAGCAGCGATGCCGCGTCACGCCGGCATCTTGAGACGCTGCTCCAGGATCTCGACAGCCGGCCGATGCTCGCGGTGACCGCACCCGATCGGCCCGAACGCATGCCGACCATGACTACTCGTCTCGTCGGAGTCGCGCCCGACATCGACGCTAACACGGTGACGTATCAGCAGTCGTCAGGAGAAGTTCCAATCTTCGGCGCGCGCGTCGTCGTCGATGTCGATCGCGAATCGAAGGCGCTGGTGGCGGTCAATGGGCAGCTTGCACCACCGCCGGTCCGACCTGCGATTGCGCGACTGAGCCCAATCGAGGCTTGGCGCAGGCTTGCCGACTGGTGTGCGGCGCCGGCGAACCTGACGGACCCTGCGGTCGCGCCAACCCTCACCTGGTATGTCGACGACGCTGGAACGGAATATCTAACCTACCGCTTTCGCAACACGCAGCTGACGCCGCCCAAGGGCGATGAGGTCGAGAGGGATGCCGATCCCGTCGCTTGCGTACGCCACGCTCGGCCGGGTTTGTGTAGTTACGACTATCTCGTCGACGCCGAGGACGGTTCCATCCGCTATTATTTCGCGTCAGCCCCCCATTTCGTACCCTCACCAATGTGTGGCATCGACTGTGCCAATGAGCTGCGCAAGTTCTACGGGTTGAAGGTTGGCGAAAGCTACATCCTCAACGACCCACAGCGCGACATCGTAACCTACGACTATAAATTCGGGAACATCAGCGAAGAACCGATCCCTGCCCTCCCGGAAACAGCGATGCCCTTCCCGAACCATGATATCGGCGATGCTTCGCCGGCCGCGGTCTCGGCCCATTGGCACGCCACTCTTGTATTCGACTTCTTCAACGATGTGCTGAAGCGTAACGGTATCGACGACCGGGGAATGAAGCTGGTCTCGGTCGTCAACGTTTATTCCGGTGACGACACCAGTCCTACACGTCCGCAGTGGGGCAATGCGGCCTGGTGGCGGAACGCGATGTGGTACGGGCAGGAAAAGGACGCCACCGGCACGCTGATGAGCTTCGCCCGGCACCTCGACATTATCGCGCACGAGCTTACGCATGGCGTTACTTCGAGCTCCTCCAACCTGGTCTACCGCGATCTGCCCGGGGCGCTGAACGAATCCTTCAGCGATATTTTCGGGGTCTTCATCGCCAACTGGTACCCCGAGCCGAAACCGGTACAGGACTGGAACTGGGAGATCGGCGCCGGACTCGGCCGCAATGGCGGGGCGCTTCGCAACTTCGCAAACCCTGCCGCGGTTGGCCAACCGGACCATATGCGCCACTACGAGCCCCTGCCGGAGTATCAGGATTATGGTGGGGTGCACCGTTATAGCGGCATCCACAACCGAGCCGTCCACGGCATCGTCACCGCGCTCGACGGCGATGGTCAGCCGATCATCCCGATCAGGGATGCTGCGCTGCTCTTTTACCTCACCCTGGTCCGTCTGACCCCGACTTCGAATTTCTCGGCCGCGCGCCGTACGCTCGAGACTGTTGCCGGTGTCTACTATGCCGACGACCCGCGCAGAGAGGAGCGGCTGAAGGCGATCTCCGAAGGTTACGATGCGGTTGGGATCGTTTAA
- a CDS encoding helix-turn-helix transcriptional regulator — MVQYHAPRLDASFAALSDPTRRGVLEQLGRADASITVLADRFHMTLTGMKKHVGVLERAGLVTTEKIGRVRRCRLSRHGLEEEAAWIARARQLWDARFDALDDVIQDLKRKEIADEPPGT, encoded by the coding sequence ATGGTTCAGTATCACGCCCCCCGTCTCGATGCGTCCTTCGCCGCCCTCTCGGACCCCACCCGCCGCGGGGTGCTGGAACAGCTTGGCCGTGCCGACGCGTCGATCACGGTGCTGGCCGACAGGTTCCACATGACCCTTACCGGCATGAAGAAGCATGTCGGCGTGCTGGAACGCGCGGGGCTGGTCACGACCGAGAAGATCGGGCGGGTGCGGCGGTGCCGGCTGAGCCGGCACGGGCTGGAGGAGGAGGCGGCGTGGATCGCGCGCGCCCGCCAGCTCTGGGACGCCCGCTTCGATGCGCTGGACGATGTCATTCAAGACCTCAAGCGGAAGGAGATAGCCGATGAACCACCAGGGACGTGA
- a CDS encoding cation diffusion facilitator family transporter, which yields MSEAGARESRLLGASLAVAVVVAIVTVSFGLVVGSQSILFDGIYTIVEAAMTSLSLVAARLIAKGADQRFQYGYWHLEPLIALISSLLLTFACLYGFLEGLNGIFTGGRPVDFDSAAIFYGVVTVFSAGFYLYLRRSGRRLGSQLLDLDARSWLVASILGTALGLGFLAGGLLAGTRWAWMVPYLDSAILTLVSVVLIPLPLRTILQVGREIMQIAPEDLDEQVRSVAREVAARHGFRRFNTHVRRSGRQRFVEIGLVAASQDAATTFRTLDRIRSEIAAALGGANPGCWLTVDFTAEDEWI from the coding sequence GTGAGCGAAGCGGGCGCGCGCGAAAGCCGGCTGTTGGGCGCCTCGCTGGCGGTGGCGGTCGTCGTCGCGATCGTCACCGTGTCCTTCGGTCTGGTCGTCGGCTCGCAGTCCATCCTGTTCGATGGCATCTACACGATCGTCGAAGCGGCGATGACGAGCCTGTCGCTGGTCGCGGCGCGGCTGATCGCGAAAGGCGCCGACCAGAGGTTCCAATATGGCTATTGGCACCTCGAGCCGCTGATCGCCCTGATCAGCAGCCTGCTCCTCACCTTCGCCTGTCTCTACGGCTTCCTCGAGGGCCTGAACGGCATCTTCACTGGCGGGCGGCCGGTGGATTTCGACAGTGCGGCGATCTTCTACGGGGTAGTGACCGTGTTCAGCGCCGGCTTCTATCTCTATCTGCGGCGGTCCGGCCGAAGGCTCGGCTCCCAATTGCTGGACCTCGACGCGCGCTCGTGGCTCGTCGCCTCGATCCTCGGCACGGCGCTCGGCCTCGGCTTTCTGGCCGGCGGACTGCTCGCCGGTACCCGCTGGGCCTGGATGGTGCCCTATCTCGATTCCGCCATCCTCACCCTTGTATCGGTCGTTCTGATCCCGCTTCCGCTTCGAACGATCCTTCAGGTGGGACGAGAGATCATGCAGATCGCGCCCGAAGATCTGGACGAGCAGGTCCGCAGCGTCGCACGGGAGGTCGCCGCCCGGCACGGCTTCCGCCGCTTCAACACGCATGTTCGGCGCAGCGGACGTCAGCGCTTCGTCGAGATCGGTCTGGTCGCGGCGTCGCAAGATGCCGCGACGACCTTCCGGACTCTCGATCGGATCAGGAGCGAGATCGCCGCAGCCCTCGGCGGCGCCAACCCCGGCTGCTGGCTGACCGTCGACTTCACCGCAGAGGACGAATGGATCTGA
- a CDS encoding iron chaperone: MKDDPMVTAPPIKSHQELFALASPEAQGRLEAIQAIVEQRVSGAERCVGYGMPAFRKTRIFFYFAAFKKHIGVYPPVTAPQLLVEELDPYRGPKGNLIFPHAAPLPLELIGRAAEALADHYAETPTSGGAGRDKRKVNG, from the coding sequence ATGAAGGACGATCCAATGGTCACGGCACCACCGATCAAGAGTCATCAGGAGCTCTTCGCCTTGGCCTCGCCCGAAGCGCAAGGACGGCTGGAAGCGATCCAGGCGATCGTCGAGCAGAGGGTAAGCGGGGCCGAACGCTGCGTCGGCTATGGCATGCCGGCTTTCCGCAAGACCAGAATCTTCTTCTACTTCGCGGCGTTCAAGAAGCATATCGGCGTCTATCCGCCGGTCACGGCGCCGCAGCTTCTGGTCGAGGAACTCGACCCCTATCGCGGGCCGAAGGGCAATCTGATCTTCCCGCACGCCGCGCCTTTGCCGCTGGAACTGATCGGCCGCGCGGCCGAAGCTTTGGCCGATCACTATGCCGAGACCCCGACGTCGGGTGGAGCAGGCCGGGACAAGCGTAAGGTGAACGGATGA
- a CDS encoding DUF6683 family protein — translation MKRALALLVALGLCGSPATAQNMGWSTIIPSVTGTDTLGLTLRGQMQGRNGGARAAGPRNNFVGTTGPAPTAVNLQALRYKPSKQRRAANLAAFVAKTRAVDQGNAADMQRLFASGDFIDKVGGAIAPLGLRVDNIADAYAIWWISAWNATRGNNDSPSRAMSQAVSAQAARAIGATPEIVGADDAAKQEFAEALLIQMSLVDTAVEQNKNNPAQLRALGSAVAQGAEQMGIDLSAMQLTENGFVPAGGADAAPANQEKGKQARLAGVATTAPDEDGKPLPYGLAAAAAGLGAGGWMLLRRHRA, via the coding sequence ATGAAACGTGCACTTGCTCTCCTCGTCGCCCTCGGCCTTTGCGGATCGCCGGCCACCGCGCAGAATATGGGCTGGAGCACGATCATTCCCTCGGTCACCGGCACCGACACGCTGGGCCTAACCCTGCGCGGCCAGATGCAGGGCCGAAACGGCGGCGCCCGTGCGGCGGGACCGCGCAACAATTTCGTCGGCACGACCGGGCCGGCACCCACGGCGGTCAACCTTCAGGCGCTCCGCTACAAGCCCTCCAAGCAGCGCCGCGCCGCCAATCTCGCCGCCTTCGTCGCCAAGACCCGCGCGGTCGATCAGGGCAATGCCGCCGACATGCAGCGCCTGTTCGCCTCGGGCGATTTCATAGACAAAGTCGGCGGTGCGATCGCGCCGCTCGGGCTGCGGGTCGACAATATCGCCGATGCCTATGCGATCTGGTGGATCAGCGCCTGGAACGCGACCCGCGGCAACAACGACAGCCCCAGCCGCGCGATGAGCCAGGCGGTCAGCGCGCAGGCGGCGCGGGCGATCGGCGCCACCCCCGAGATCGTCGGGGCCGACGATGCCGCCAAGCAGGAATTCGCCGAGGCTCTGCTCATCCAGATGAGTCTGGTCGACACCGCCGTCGAGCAGAACAAGAACAATCCGGCGCAATTGCGCGCGCTCGGCTCCGCCGTGGCGCAAGGGGCCGAGCAGATGGGCATCGATCTGTCGGCGATGCAATTAACCGAGAATGGCTTCGTGCCCGCCGGCGGTGCCGATGCGGCGCCGGCAAACCAGGAAAAGGGCAAGCAAGCCCGCTTGGCCGGGGTCGCCACGACCGCTCCCGACGAGGACGGCAAGCCCCTGCCCTATGGCCTCGCCGCGGCTGCGGCGGGCCTCGGCGCAGGCGGCTGGATGCTGCTCCGCCGCCACCGCGCCTGA
- a CDS encoding DUF5597 domain-containing protein yields the protein MTRSYLKASIALAAAACAAAGQAQPPKLVRHGTAIQLKVQGKPMLLLAGELGNSSASSAAYMAPHWPRLKAMNLNTVLAPIQWDMIEPAEGRFDWSSVDRLIRDARAHDLRLVLLWFGAYKNSMSTYVPEWVKRDETRFPRAQRPNGTGVEILSAHAPDLQAADGRAFAALMAHVRSIDERQQTVVMTQVENEIGMLPVARDYGPLAEAAWRAPVPAELLRYLAAHRDSLVPELKQLWLDRGARESGSWAEVFGRGDAGEEVFTAWHYARFAETLTRAGKAAYAMPMYVNVALNRPGRAPGEYPSGGPLPHLLDVWKAGAPSVDFIAPDIYFPNFSDIVDRYTRPDNPLFVPEANNADRFDVPANAFYAFGEKDAIGFGPFSIESIGDAGADHPLAQAYDVLRQLTPHILANQGSERLTGFKPRFLYDGTMIYEPQVRTIGDYRFTISFADIINPVAGPNTDKAGGLIVQTGPEEYLIAGRNITVTMKPVGGTKNAAGIASASEGHFDANGAWIAGRHLNGDQTHQGRHVRLGDEWGIQKVRLYSYE from the coding sequence ATGACCCGTTCGTATCTGAAGGCCTCGATCGCGCTCGCCGCTGCCGCCTGCGCCGCCGCCGGCCAGGCCCAGCCGCCGAAGCTGGTCCGCCACGGCACCGCGATCCAGCTCAAGGTGCAGGGCAAGCCGATGCTTCTCCTGGCCGGCGAACTCGGCAACTCGTCCGCGTCCAGCGCCGCCTACATGGCGCCGCACTGGCCACGGCTGAAGGCGATGAACCTCAACACGGTCCTCGCCCCCATCCAGTGGGACATGATCGAGCCGGCGGAGGGGCGCTTCGACTGGTCGAGCGTCGACCGGCTGATCCGCGACGCGCGGGCGCACGACCTGCGGCTCGTGCTGCTCTGGTTCGGAGCCTACAAGAACAGCATGTCGACCTACGTGCCCGAATGGGTGAAGCGCGACGAGACGCGCTTCCCGCGCGCGCAGCGGCCGAACGGCACCGGAGTCGAGATCCTCTCCGCCCACGCGCCGGACCTCCAGGCCGCCGACGGCCGTGCGTTCGCGGCGCTGATGGCGCATGTCCGCAGCATCGACGAGCGTCAGCAGACGGTGGTGATGACCCAGGTCGAGAACGAGATCGGCATGCTTCCGGTCGCGCGCGACTACGGGCCGCTCGCCGAAGCCGCGTGGCGGGCACCGGTCCCGGCCGAACTGCTGCGCTACCTAGCCGCGCATCGGGACAGCCTGGTGCCCGAATTGAAGCAGCTGTGGCTCGATCGCGGTGCGCGCGAGAGCGGGAGTTGGGCGGAAGTGTTCGGACGCGGCGATGCGGGCGAGGAAGTGTTCACGGCATGGCATTATGCGCGCTTCGCCGAAACGCTCACCCGCGCCGGCAAGGCCGCTTATGCGATGCCGATGTACGTCAACGTCGCGCTCAACCGTCCCGGGCGCGCACCGGGCGAGTATCCGAGCGGCGGGCCGCTGCCCCATCTGCTCGACGTGTGGAAAGCGGGCGCGCCCAGCGTCGACTTCATCGCGCCCGACATCTACTTCCCCAATTTCAGCGACATCGTCGATCGCTATACGAGGCCCGACAATCCGCTGTTCGTTCCCGAGGCGAACAATGCCGACCGGTTCGACGTGCCGGCCAATGCCTTTTACGCCTTCGGCGAGAAGGATGCGATCGGGTTCGGCCCGTTCTCGATCGAGTCGATCGGCGATGCGGGGGCGGACCATCCGTTGGCGCAGGCCTATGACGTGCTGCGCCAGCTGACCCCGCACATCCTCGCCAATCAGGGCAGCGAGCGGCTGACCGGCTTCAAGCCCCGCTTCCTCTACGACGGCACGATGATCTACGAGCCGCAGGTGCGCACCATCGGCGACTATCGCTTCACGATCTCGTTCGCCGACATCATCAACCCGGTGGCGGGGCCGAATACCGACAAGGCCGGCGGGCTGATCGTCCAGACCGGCCCCGAGGAATATCTGATCGCCGGCCGCAACATCACCGTCACGATGAAGCCGGTCGGCGGGACCAAGAATGCGGCCGGCATCGCCAGCGCGAGTGAAGGCCATTTCGACGCCAATGGCGCCTGGATCGCCGGACGGCATCTCAACGGCGACCAGACCCACCAGGGCCGCCACGTCCGCCTGGGTGACGAATGGGGCATCCAGAAGGTGCGGCTGTACAGCTACGAATAG
- a CDS encoding FRG domain-containing protein, with translation MTEQHSFKSWRDFKGALPDLFGGSQPIMKRFAFRGQADADWPLSSSFDRAYVGADVDRQKSYIRYLNFFRVLNRRLGKDLPDDHEETGAIAQHYGMPTRLLDWSLSPYAAAFFAFYYAKVDRVRQSHVAVWALDAREFPKIADPRYFAVLRPRNTGNARIHRQVGSFIIARGEQFDLGAYLSQMPQSSPILHRCIIPTRDADEALNDLILMGQTPADIYPDFEGVAKYVRLRMAFEGYKL, from the coding sequence TTGACCGAGCAACACAGCTTCAAGAGCTGGCGCGACTTCAAGGGAGCGCTTCCGGATTTGTTCGGAGGGTCGCAGCCGATCATGAAGCGGTTCGCCTTCAGGGGGCAGGCCGATGCCGACTGGCCACTCTCGTCAAGCTTCGATCGCGCCTACGTTGGAGCGGATGTGGATCGTCAAAAGTCGTACATACGGTATCTGAATTTCTTTCGAGTTCTGAACCGCAGACTGGGCAAGGATCTACCGGACGACCACGAAGAAACGGGAGCGATAGCACAGCATTACGGAATGCCTACCAGATTGCTGGACTGGAGCCTGAGCCCGTATGCCGCGGCATTCTTTGCGTTCTATTACGCCAAGGTCGACCGCGTCAGACAGTCGCACGTGGCCGTCTGGGCGCTTGACGCCCGCGAGTTCCCCAAGATCGCGGATCCGCGCTACTTTGCCGTGCTACGGCCGCGCAACACCGGTAATGCCCGCATTCACCGTCAGGTTGGAAGCTTCATTATCGCAAGGGGTGAACAGTTCGACCTTGGGGCATATCTATCGCAGATGCCGCAATCCTCGCCTATTCTGCACAGATGCATAATCCCCACCCGGGATGCGGACGAAGCGCTTAACGACCTTATTCTGATGGGTCAAACGCCCGCCGATATATATCCGGACTTCGAGGGCGTGGCGAAATACGTCAGGTTGCGCATGGCTTTCGAGGGCTACAAGCTCTGA
- a CDS encoding VOC family protein → MTRHQLLPILPCNDIEASQAFYERLGFAVTGGDAGFRFMADGKGWEIILRPAEAGWVIPDRNSHGLFLFCDDVDAVAARVRDIIVEKGAPHRKPWGTYEFAVGDPDGLLVRIGRPAREDDPLQH, encoded by the coding sequence ATGACGCGGCATCAGCTTCTTCCGATTCTCCCCTGCAACGACATCGAGGCCTCGCAAGCCTTCTACGAGCGGCTGGGCTTCGCGGTGACCGGCGGCGATGCGGGGTTCCGCTTCATGGCCGACGGCAAGGGGTGGGAGATCATCCTGCGGCCTGCCGAGGCCGGCTGGGTGATCCCGGATCGCAATTCGCACGGCCTGTTTCTGTTCTGCGACGATGTCGATGCGGTCGCTGCCCGTGTCCGAGACATCATCGTCGAGAAAGGCGCACCGCATCGCAAGCCGTGGGGTACCTATGAATTCGCCGTCGGCGACCCCGATGGCTTGCTCGTCCGCATCGGCCGGCCGGCGCGTGAGGATGATCCACTCCAGCATTGA
- the sctT gene encoding type III secretion system export apparatus subunit SctT — MIEAAPPGVGIPLFAAMPWLDQLLTVGVAATRFAFAFVFVPVFSREVMPATVRNSIIVTFGLVALSSQANFAPANLTAMDWATMLFKEAAAGGIIGLFFGTVMWALAAAGELIDTKVGATIGQLVDPLSGTTTSLTGILLGRFAEVVFVSAGGLTLLVGTVMGSYLLWPLGPGGLALDMRALQFFEGEFGRLFALAFLFAAPVLTVLYVIDLGMGFLNRFAQSFNVFSMSMPIKAAGAIFVVILTLPLLAQAIIADLGSREGIAGGVLQRTAQPR; from the coding sequence ATGATCGAGGCAGCCCCTCCCGGCGTCGGCATTCCGCTGTTCGCTGCAATGCCGTGGCTCGATCAATTGCTTACCGTCGGCGTGGCGGCGACCCGCTTTGCCTTCGCCTTCGTGTTCGTGCCGGTCTTCTCGCGGGAGGTGATGCCGGCGACGGTGCGCAATTCGATCATCGTCACCTTCGGCCTGGTCGCGCTCTCCAGCCAGGCGAATTTCGCGCCCGCCAATCTCACCGCGATGGATTGGGCGACGATGCTGTTCAAGGAAGCGGCCGCGGGTGGCATCATCGGCCTGTTCTTCGGTACGGTGATGTGGGCGCTGGCGGCGGCGGGCGAGCTCATCGACACCAAGGTCGGCGCGACCATCGGCCAGCTCGTCGATCCGCTGAGCGGCACCACCACCTCGCTGACCGGAATCCTGCTCGGCCGCTTCGCCGAAGTGGTGTTCGTCAGTGCCGGCGGGCTGACCCTTCTCGTGGGCACGGTGATGGGCAGCTATCTGCTCTGGCCGCTCGGCCCCGGCGGCCTCGCCCTCGACATGCGCGCGCTGCAATTCTTCGAAGGCGAATTCGGCCGGCTGTTCGCCCTCGCCTTTCTGTTCGCGGCGCCGGTGCTGACCGTGCTCTACGTGATCGATCTCGGCATGGGCTTCCTCAATCGCTTCGCCCAGTCGTTCAACGTCTTCTCGATGTCGATGCCGATCAAGGCGGCGGGAGCGATCTTCGTGGTCATCCTCACTTTGCCGCTGCTGGCGCAGGCGATCATCGCCGATCTCGGCTCCCGTGAAGGCATTGCCGGCGGAGTCCTCCAGCGTACGGCGCAGCCGCGATGA